In the Euphorbia lathyris chromosome 5, ddEupLath1.1, whole genome shotgun sequence genome, one interval contains:
- the LOC136231009 gene encoding uncharacterized protein, producing MAAESHMPESVKPFRKRKVGHKKGYNAKKKQKQFPGMKERVKMDPKIKKMLQKKARDYNSDDDEEEINDDIEEEEQEASFKDDDDKDFGIEVAGSEQEEEDDEIQPGITKLAEGCRAFRIAFKIIMAKSVPDDSLGPVLSGHQKLVVEKLAEEETGKKVKREAKKEKHLMEEKGHVKPANYLDTHEKFLISVATKGVVKLFNAVNKAQNAQKGLDPSRTKDAKVIKNRRKQAFFSELGKTSANEVKVNGEGPSWAPLRDNYMLTNSKLKDWDRKQDTVAADDIGKISEDSGSDDD from the exons ATGGCCGCCGAATCCCATATGCCAGAATCAGTAAAGCCCTTTAGAAAGAGAAAAGTAGGGCACAAGAAAGGATATAATGCAAAGAAGAAACAAAAACAGTTTCCAGGAATGAAAGAGAGAGTCAAAATGGAccccaaaattaagaaaatgCTTCAAAAGAAGGCACGTGATTACAATTCTGATGATGACGAGGAAGAGATTAACGATgatatagaagaagaagaacaggaAGCTTCTTTCAAGGATGATGATGATAAGGATTTTGGTATTGAAGTTGCAGGATCCGaacaggaagaagaagatgatgaaattCAGCCAGGAATTACAAAACTTGCAGAGGGTTGTAGAGCATTTAGGATTGCATTTAAGATTATTATGGCAAAAAGTGTACCTGATGATTCACTG GGGCCTGTGTTATCAGGGCACCAGAAACTTGTAGTGGAGAAGCTTGCTGAAGAAGAAACAGGAAAGAAGGTCAAGAGAGAGGCCAAGAAGGAGAAACATTTG ATGGAAGAGAAGGGGCATGTGAAGCCTGCTAATTATCTAGATACACACGAAAAGTTTCTCATAAGTGTTGCTACAAAAGGAG TGGTGAAGTTATTTAATGCT GTTAACAAGGCACAAAATGCACAGAAAGGATTGGATCCTTCAAGAACAAAAGATGCAAAAG TGATCAAGAACCGAAGGAAACAAGCCTTCTTTTCGGAGTTAGGCAAGACATCAGCTAATGAG GTGAAGGTGAATGGTGAAGGGCCGTCTTGGGCTCCCCTACGCGATAACTACATGCTAACAAATTCAAAGTTGAAGGATTGGGATAGGAAGCAA GATACTGTTGCAGCAGATGATATAGGGAAAATCTCTGAAGATAGTGGTTCGGATGATGATTGA
- the LOC136230013 gene encoding zinc finger protein CONSTANS-LIKE 9 isoform X1: MGYICDFCGDQRSTVYCRSDAACLCLSCDRNVHSANALSRRHSRTLLCERCNSQPALMRCLEERISLCQNCDWSIHGSSTSTSTHKRQTINCYSGCPSSEELSSLWAFTSDFSSAGESACEQEMGLMSIAEESSAGPWGPPKNAVSQNLSAGAGTGEVSKSNGYAGTSSMSELVPNSLDQPARSATAPLPKLRCPETTGPAICEDDDDLYEDFNMDEMDLNLENYEELFGVTLSNSEELFENGGFSSLFTIKDMSGAESNCQGAVAAEGSSVGLGNAMQPACSTAASGDSMMSAKTEPVLCFTTRQGHSSLSFSGLTGESSAADYQDCGASSMLLMGEPPWCPPCAEGSFPLVNRSDAVLRYKEKKKTRKFEKRVRYASRKARADVRRRVKGRFVKAGDAYDYDPMNKTRSC, translated from the exons ATGGGTTAcatttgtgatttctgtggtgaCCAAAGGTCCACAGTGTACTGTAGGTCGGATGCAGCTTGTTTATGTTTGTCTTGTGATAGAAATGTCCACTCCGCTAATGCGTTATCCAGGCGACATTCAAGAACACTCTTATGTGAGAGATGTAATTCACAACCCGCGTTAATGAGATGTCTCGAAGAGAGAATTTCTCTTTGTCAAAATTGTGATTGGTCCATCCATGGAAGCTCTACCTCAACTTCAACACATAAAAGGCAAACAATCAATTGTTACTCTGGTTGTCCATCATCTGAAGAGCTTTCTTCATTGTGGGCCTTTACTTCAGACTTTTCTTCTGCCGGTGAATCTGCCTGCGAGCAGGAAATGGGGTTGATGAGCATAGCTGAAGAGAGTTCAGCTGGTCCATGGGGTCCTCCAAAGAATGCTGTCAGCCAAAATTTATCTGCCGGTGCTGGGACAGGTGAAGTATCAAAATCAAATGGTTACGCCGGAACTTCTTCAATGTCGGAATTGGTGCCAAACAGTCTCGATCAGCCTGCTAGATCAGCAACAGCACCTTTGCCAAAG TTGCGCTGCCCTGAGACTACAGGCCCTGCAATTTGTGAAGATGATGATGACCTTTATGAGGACTTTAATATGGATGAAATGGATTTGAATCTTGAGAATTATGAAGAACTCTTTGGTGTTACCCTCAGTAATTCAGAAGAGCTTTTTGAGAATGGCGGGTTTAGTAGCTTGTTTACCATAAAGGACATGTCTGGTGCTGAGTCCAATTGCCAGGGTGCAGTGGCTGCTGAG GGATCATCAGTTGGACTGGGCAATGCAATGCAGCCAGCATGCAGTACTGCTGCATCTGGTGATTCCATGATGAGTGCTAAAACTGAACCAGTCCTTTGTTTTACGACAAGACAAGGTCATTCTAGCCTCTCATTCTCCGGCCTGACTGGAGAGAGTAGTGCTGCAGATTACCAAGATTGTGGGGCATCTTCAATGCTTCTAATGGGAGAGCCTCCATGGTGTCCTCCATGTGCTGAGGGCTCCTTCCCATTGGTTAATCGCAGTGATGCTGTATTGCGTTACAAGGAAAAAAAGAAGACAAGGAA GTTCGAGAAGAGAGTGAGATATGCTTCCCGGAAGGCAAGGGCTGATGTAAGAAGACGTGTGAAGGGGAGATTCGTGAAAGCTGGTGATGCTTATGATTATGATCCAATGAACAAAACCAGAAGCTGCTGA
- the LOC136230013 gene encoding zinc finger protein CONSTANS-LIKE 9 isoform X2: MGYICDFCGDQRSTVYCRSDAACLCLSCDRNVHSANALSRRHSRTLLCERCNSQPALMRCLEERISLCQNCDWSIHGSSTSTSTHKRQTINCYSGCPSSEELSSLWAFTSDFSSAGESACEQEMGLMSIAEESSAGPWGPPKNAVSQNLSAGAGTGEVSKSNGYAGTSSMSELVPNSLDQPARSATAPLPKLRCPETTGPAICEDDDDLYEDFNMDEMDLNLENYEELFGVTLSNSEELFENGGFSSLFTIKDMSGAESNCQGAVAAEGSSVGLGNAMQPACSTAASGDSMMSAKTEPVLCFTTRQGHSSLSFSGLTGESSAADYQDCGASSMLLMGEPPWCPPCAEGSFPLVNRSDAVLRYKEKKKTRKFEKRVRYASRKARADVRRRVKGRFVKAGDLGGLDGEK; this comes from the exons ATGGGTTAcatttgtgatttctgtggtgaCCAAAGGTCCACAGTGTACTGTAGGTCGGATGCAGCTTGTTTATGTTTGTCTTGTGATAGAAATGTCCACTCCGCTAATGCGTTATCCAGGCGACATTCAAGAACACTCTTATGTGAGAGATGTAATTCACAACCCGCGTTAATGAGATGTCTCGAAGAGAGAATTTCTCTTTGTCAAAATTGTGATTGGTCCATCCATGGAAGCTCTACCTCAACTTCAACACATAAAAGGCAAACAATCAATTGTTACTCTGGTTGTCCATCATCTGAAGAGCTTTCTTCATTGTGGGCCTTTACTTCAGACTTTTCTTCTGCCGGTGAATCTGCCTGCGAGCAGGAAATGGGGTTGATGAGCATAGCTGAAGAGAGTTCAGCTGGTCCATGGGGTCCTCCAAAGAATGCTGTCAGCCAAAATTTATCTGCCGGTGCTGGGACAGGTGAAGTATCAAAATCAAATGGTTACGCCGGAACTTCTTCAATGTCGGAATTGGTGCCAAACAGTCTCGATCAGCCTGCTAGATCAGCAACAGCACCTTTGCCAAAG TTGCGCTGCCCTGAGACTACAGGCCCTGCAATTTGTGAAGATGATGATGACCTTTATGAGGACTTTAATATGGATGAAATGGATTTGAATCTTGAGAATTATGAAGAACTCTTTGGTGTTACCCTCAGTAATTCAGAAGAGCTTTTTGAGAATGGCGGGTTTAGTAGCTTGTTTACCATAAAGGACATGTCTGGTGCTGAGTCCAATTGCCAGGGTGCAGTGGCTGCTGAG GGATCATCAGTTGGACTGGGCAATGCAATGCAGCCAGCATGCAGTACTGCTGCATCTGGTGATTCCATGATGAGTGCTAAAACTGAACCAGTCCTTTGTTTTACGACAAGACAAGGTCATTCTAGCCTCTCATTCTCCGGCCTGACTGGAGAGAGTAGTGCTGCAGATTACCAAGATTGTGGGGCATCTTCAATGCTTCTAATGGGAGAGCCTCCATGGTGTCCTCCATGTGCTGAGGGCTCCTTCCCATTGGTTAATCGCAGTGATGCTGTATTGCGTTACAAGGAAAAAAAGAAGACAAGGAA GTTCGAGAAGAGAGTGAGATATGCTTCCCGGAAGGCAAGGGCTGATGTAAGAAGACGTGTGAAGGGGAGATTCGTGAAAGCTG GGGACCTAGGAGGTCTTGATGGGGAGAAATAG
- the LOC136229017 gene encoding uncharacterized protein: protein MDELTSSLQDGIPWCMLFADDIVLVDETKEGVERKLELWRQTLESRGFKLSRSKTEYLECKFSGRRSREAGTITLDGRVVQASDCFRYLGSIIQTDGEVDGDVAHRIKAGWSKWKSATGFLCDPDMPNRLKGKFYRTAIRPALLYGTECWAVKHCHIHKMSVAEMRMLRWMCGHTRKDRVRNEIIRTKVGVTSIENKMRENRLRWFGHVRRRALDAPVRRTEEWQRDVVVRGRGRPKQTWRRVIESDMSLLGIEENMVVDRTDWRERICVADTT, encoded by the coding sequence atggatgaactaacaagttcacttcaagatggtataccatggtgcatgctgtttgcagatgatatcgtgttggttgatgagacgaaagaaggagtggagaggaagttggaactatggagacaaactctagaatctagaggctttaagttgagtcgaagtaagacagaatatttggagtgtaagtttagcggccgtaggagtagggaggcagggacaatcaccctagatgggagagttgttcaggcctcggattgcttccggtatttaggatctattatccaaacggatggagaagtagatggagatgttgctcataggattaaagctggttggtcgaagtggaagagtgctacgggtttcctttgtgatcccgacatgcctaatagattgaagggaaaattctaccggacggcaattagaccagcattgttatatggtacggagtgttgggcagtgaaacactgccacatccataagatgtcggtggcggagatgcgtatgttgagatggatgtgtggtcatacgagaaaggaccgggtgcgtaatgaaataattaggacaaaagtaggggtcacatctattgagaataaaatgagagaaaaccgactaaggtggtttggccatgtgagacgtagagcgcttgatgcgccggttaggagaaccgaagagtggcaaagggatgtagtggtgaggggtaggggaagacctaagcaaacttggaggagggtgatcgagagtgatatgagtttactgggaattgaggaaaatatggtagtggataggacggattggagggagcgaatctgtgtcgctgacacgacttga